The nucleotide sequence TGGTCCACGCGGTGGCGCGCCCGGAGCACTTCGAGCAGGATCGCCATGCACCGCTGCTCGCGCCTGACGAACGCCTCCTTCTCCCGCTCCCGCGCGGCCCGGTACCCGAACAGGTTCCGGAAACCGTCGAAGGCGGAGAGGACGGCGCCGACGCCGTAGGTCCAGACGTTGGAATACACGAGAAACGAATCGCTGCTGTGGGTGAAGCTCCCCAGGCCCGCCACGCGCGGGAGGAAGGCGGCCAGCGCGGTCTGCACCTCCCGCTTCCGGATCTCGAGGGTGCGGTCGTCGACGTGGAGTTCCAGGCGGCGGGTGAGTGCTTCCAGGGCGTCCTCCTCGAGCGACCGCCGCTCGAAGGGGAGGAACGGGGCCTGGCGCACGAGCTCGATCTTCCCGAAGGGGTCGAGCCCCATGGCGACCATGAGTTCCGCCCGGGTCTCGGCGAGCAGGCGCCGGACGTTGTCGCGCGCGATGGTGCTCTCGAGCAGGAGCGTCTCCACCTCCTGGCGCTGGGAGGGGAGGGCCAGCCCCTCCCGTTCGAACGCCCGGGTCTCCCGGAGCAGCGCCTCGACGTTCTCGATGGTCACGCCGAGATATTTCTCCGCGTCCCCGAGGGTGAGGACGGCGAAGTAGAGCGTCGCCACCTGCAGCGAAATCATCTGGCGGGCCCGGTCGCGCAGCAGGGAGCTGATCTCCTCCCCCCGCCCGCGGATGTCGTACAGGAGCCACGCCTGGGGGAGGAACACCGCCTGCTGCACCTCGATCTCCGTCTGGTGGATCCGCTGGTCGGACAGCTGGACCACCCCCCCCCCGGTCCGCCGCAGCTGCGGGTTGTCCGTCCCGGAGTAGCCGAAACGGAACTCGATCTGGGGGAGGAACAAGCCGAAAGCGGCCTTCCGGTCGAGCGTGGCCAGCCGCCGCCCGATCTCCGCGACCCGGAGGTCCAGGTTGTTGTCGAGCGCGATCCGCACACACTCCAGCGCCG is from Acidobacteriota bacterium and encodes:
- a CDS encoding TolC family protein translates to MNSETTNLMGGTARRFLPVAALLGLLLVAPGCGPRVSRVEHAAVFHPGLQAKTAAVLPERPLTALECVRIALDNNLDLRVAEIGRRLATLDRKAAFGLFLPQIEFRFGYSGTDNPQLRRTGGGVVQLSDQRIHQTEIEVQQAVFLPQAWLLYDIRGRGEEISSLLRDRARQMISLQVATLYFAVLTLGDAEKYLGVTIENVEALLRETRAFEREGLALPSQRQEVETLLLESTIARDNVRRLLAETRAELMVAMGLDPFGKIELVRQAPFLPFERRSLEEDALEALTRRLELHVDDRTLEIRKREVQTALAAFLPRVAGLGSFTHSSDSFLVYSNVWTYGVGAVLSAFDGFRNLFGYRAAREREKEAFVRREQRCMAILLEVLRARHRVDQAADYAAVASKNLETAEERLRESRALWDEGMIQFSELLDAVTEKERAGFIRSMAGFQRQVALATLGDVLGRTPKEP